The Triticum urartu cultivar G1812 chromosome 6, Tu2.1, whole genome shotgun sequence genome includes the window TAAGTAGTGCCAAACCTGCCGGTGTTGCTAACTTCTTTGTAGAGCCAGGTAGCTAGTACCACTCAGCTAGCAATGGTGGCTAAGGGTATGGGTTCCACAAAGCGTGGCGTTGTGTGGTGCGCCGGCCTGCTCGTCGCCGGGCTTctcctcgtggcggcggaggcAGATTTCTCCTCCGAGGACTGCCGTGGCAAGACCCATTTCTTGGGCTGCGTCCGTCGGTGCAGATTTCAGCTTGAGGTTGCACGGCCGGCGAAATGCGTCGCCCTCTGCCATGGCAAACCGAACTTCATGGCCTGCTGCAATGGCTATCGATATGCCCGACGAGCAACCCTGCATCTGCGTCGGGCCGGCGGGGAATCAACAACGCATGAAGAAGACGAAGCAAGCGGTGGAGCAGTTGGTGTCCTGAAGGCGCCGGCCCCGTCCCCGTGTGAAGTGTTCTGCCGTGACCAGCGGGCGGACTGGGTGAAGTACCAGCGGTGCCTCGATAGCTGCCGGCTTAGTGCGCTTCTTCATCTTAAGCTTGCCGGCAGGGAATCGGCGACACATGAAGAagcaagaggaggaggaggaggaggagctgaTGTCGTGGCGGCGCGGCTCTCAGATGCATGCATGCCAGGACTTCTGCCATAACCACGAGCACATTGACTGGTGCATCCGCCGCTGCCGGTTTGGGCCGCATCTTAGGCTTGCCGGTGGCGGTGGGGGATCAGAAGAGGCAAGCGGAGGAGGAGTTGATGCCCTgagggcgacggcggcggtggcggcggttgACCCACGTATATGCGATGAATTCTGCCGTTACTGGCCACAGCCGGACCATGACGACTGCGTCGAGCTCTGCTTGATTGGGGCCTATGTCCAATGAGCGCCTCTGCATCTTAAGCTTGCCGGCGGTGAATACCCGGCagatgaagaagaagaaaccGGAGGGGCAGTTGATATCCCAAAGGCGGCCGCGGTGAAGATCCCGGACAGATGCGTTTTCTTCTGCCGTGACCGGGTGGAGGATTACGACTCGTGCCTCTTTACCTGCCGGACCGGAGCGCCCGTGCATCATAATCATAAGCTTGCCGTCGGCGGGGCCGGGGAATCAACAACACAAAAAGAAGAAGCGCCAAGAGGAGCGGTTCATGTCCGGGAGGCGCAGGTGCAGCACGAGGCTGCTGCAGGAGCACAGCCGATGAAAACCGACCCGTGCGAGGCTTACTGCAGAAGGCATGCTCGAGATTTTCCGGCCAAGTACGCAGCCTGCCTGCTCCCGTGCCAGTCTGGTGGGCACCCAGGATGGGAAACAATGGCACAAGATGAAGAAGCAAGCCGAGGAGCGGTTGATGTCCCGGCGGGGGCACAGGTGCAGCACCATGAGGCTGTCGCACGAGCACAGCCGATGAAAAATACGGACCCGTGCGAGGACTGCTGCAGGGAGCAAACTCGTTATTTTCCCAGGCTCGGGCAGTTCTTCGATTGCGTGGAGGAGTGCCACGCCGGTCATGGTAGGCTCGCCGGCGACGGCAGGAATGGGATCCTCCGCGGCGTCAAGAACCACAGAAGAAGGACAGCGAAGCCCAGCCCCAGCTTGGCCTCGGCACCGGCAACATAGCCATGGAATAATAGTAGCCTTTTCTCGTGGTGAGCTTAAGCTAGCTCGTTTCTTTTCCAAAATAAATAACGGTCGGCGTGCGTGCCAGCGTGTGGCCGGTCGAGTCTGCTCCTGTGTCCCCGGGATCTCAAGTTGTTTGCGTTCATTCTGTTTGAAAATCAGAGCTCCAAAATGCGTTTGAAAGTAACATTTTCAGAGTATCGTTTTTGTTTCTTTACCATGCCTTCCACCAATGTCATTTCAtgacgaaattttgcatgcacAACAAACATTTCTTAAAGTATGCCAcaaaaaaatttcagaatttttcgaaatgtttttctattttatttattttactgTTCATAGCAGGAGCATATGAGCTCAGGTGTAGAAACTCCACGTCCGCATAGAAGCAAGTTCGTTCTGAGTACGCACTGAAGGAATCACTTTATATGCCGACGGCGAAAAGCCATCGACAAAGACCCAAAAACCGTTGGCATAGGCTATGCTGACGGTTGCGCCCCCCGAAGCTTCTAGGTTGCTCCTAGTCCAAAAAAAATCATTAAAAAGTTCCGTAGCGTTTAGACTTTGTTTGGTAGGGATTTTTTGTAAAACAAAAAACACAGAGAACAACAACCGGCATTGgtcactaggttaataggttaattttaaaaatgatataaaattacATATAAAATATATAGAATTGATAATATAGtagtatggaacaatcaaaatttcTAGATACGTCGAAGACGTATCAGCGTCCCGACCACCATCCACCGGCGCCTCTGCCCCTCTCCACCGATGCCTCGACCACCTCCAACACCGGCGCCCCGGCCCCCTCCACAGGCGTCTCGACCAGCCCCTTCTACCGGCGggcctccagctctacgagctctGCCACACTAACATCCGCAGGTACAAAACATCTCGGTGAACTCCTCCTCGTACATATACAATCGACGATGTAGTGTAATTGATACAAATTCATTGCTTCTGCTATGCTCGTTCTCGCGGTTTGTTGGCCGGTGATGGAGATGATAGATTTTATTGGTTGAACGGGCCAGGTGTATTTGCTCGTGGTTTGTTGTCTTCTTTTACAGGGAATGGAGATGAGTGCCAAGGTTTCGAtgaaatgttgattcatttctgttttGTCGAATTTCCGGCACTTAATATGTCCCATTTTCAGCAATGCTCATTTATTTTTTGTAATAATTTCCATATTTACATATGTGCTTTAATGACACAATAATTTACTCTCTTATTTGAAAGAGTGCAAAGGCCATTTTAAACGTACAATTTTTTTAAGACAATAGAACGCAGATGCCCACATACACCTACCCTTATGAAAGCACGCACACCCTACCCTTATGAGGACCTCTGAGATACTGAGCCGGCACAATACCTTGATATTGACGAAATCACCATTATAGACATCTTCATAGTCGACGGGCTCCCACTGAACGAACATCGCGGGAAAGGCTGAAATAAATTCATAAAAATGCGAGTACCAATGCTAAGTCTAGCTTGAACCCTTGTGGGTTGGTTCAACAACATGGTACCTAACCATCTTACCTCTTAAGAGGTAAGACTAATATTAGCCGCTAGATTAACAAAAATAGACGGCTCATATCATTTGGGACCATCTTAAAAGAAAGCGTTAAACAAAACATCAATAATTGTTTGTAATACAAATGAATAAATGTTTTAGAGTGCTATAGACTAGCCCGTGCGAATGTAAAATCTATAGTGACGACTAGTAAAATTGAATTACAAATGTCTTTTATGCGTGCTAAATTGACTGACCAACATTGGTTATATGTATATGTGTTGTGTTCGATACAAGTGGATCCACTCGGCGAGCTAGCAGAGGAGGAGCGGTACTGACGATCGACTACGGTTACCTGGAGCGGCATCTGCGAAGATCGGTGGGCTTGACGGTGCTGTTGCCGGGGAAGAAGAAGTGTAGACGGCACGAGATGCGCGTCCAAAAGTGAGCCTTGAGGAAGATGCCCACTTTCCAGCGCGCCCGTGCCTTGCCCCGCAGGTCGAACGGCACCATGCCGGCGTTGAGCGACTCGTCCATGGACCGCATCCCAGCTGGGTCCAGTCTCCGTCCCGTCGACACCACGTTGTACTGAAGTGCGAGGGAGCTCTCCGCCGCCACGACGAAAGGTGCTGGCGTCCGCAGGAGAGCCACGTCGACTCCGTGGAATTGCAGGGCGAGGTCGACATGGGAGAAAGTGGCATCCGCCTTGGAGTTGTTGTTCTCGGCCAGGATGGTGATAGGCAGCTGAAGGTACTGGATGGTGCCGTCCTGCTGGGCGTACCGTAGCGCCCCCAGCTGCGCGTCGGAGACCACCAGGTATGGCATCTTGGGCATGTTGAGGAGGTACACGGCGAGCAGCGTGACGCCGATCACGATCATGGCCACGGCGAGCACCGTGCACAGGATCACCATCGCCCACCTGGAGCTCTCGTGATGTGATTTCCGATCCCTCCACCAGGTCCTCCAGCTGCAGGTGGCCGCCTCCACCACGGCTGGCGGCCTCTTGATGCCCTGCTGATCTCTTACTACCTTCGCCTGCTCGACGTCCTGAGAGGCTGGCGGCGGCACCTTGGCGGGGTCCTTCTCATGATCTCCGGCCTGCTTCCGGGACATGTCCGTGAACTGCGTCACGTAGAGCTTGTGGCCCATGACGGGGCCTGTCTCCGTGACGCGCTGGCGGCCATGCAACATCATCATCGACAGCAGGCAGGCGCGGAGAGCCTTCAACCCCATTCCCGAGCTGATCAACTCGATGAGCTTATCCAGCTGGGCCCTGAGGATGTCAATCATGGAGTTGGACTGCTCAAGTTGAAGGTTGTTCCTGGCTTCCACCAGCTTGGTATTGGCTCCTTGGAGGCCCACGCTGTCTGCCAGTGTAATCGCCTGCCGTAAGTCCTCTATGTAGATTTGACGGACTTGCTCAGTGAGCACGGCCTCCGAAATTGGAGACGAAGGGTCAGCTGATCCGGTGCGGCGTATAGTGACCCTAAATTCATGGGAGACGAAGGGTTTTCCGTTGATACTGCACATGTGTGAATGTATTAGTAGACAAACTAATGGAGACATGTACACCCCTCGgttccaaaataagtgactcaactttgcaCTAATTTTCAGTAATAGATAGTATATGTATTATATACCTATATGTGCAACTGGCGATGATGACCGTCACGTTCTTACTCCTGTGGACGGTAGGGAGGAGGACATCGATCATAATGTTGCGTAGTTCTGCAGCGAAGAGATCGCCAAAGCTGACGGTTACCGAGCCGGTGTTGGTGTCCTTGGTCTGCTGGTAGAGACCGGCGTTCACCTTCTCTATCGTGGAGTCGCCTGGCTTTGGGGACACGGTGAGCTTCAGGTCCTGGACGACAATGCTGAGAAGGCCACCCAGGATCTGCGAGAACGGCTCGCTCATACTCTCCCCGTCCTCGACGAAGTTGAACGTTCCTCCTTTGCTCTTCATTGCGATCTCCCCCAGCACCTTCCATCAAATATACGTGCGGACTAAATTCTATTATATTATGCTAAAGTGTGTATATGACACGTTCACCGGAAAATAAGATAGTCTAGAAGTTCTCACCAAAAGTAAAACATTTGACCATCAAATCTCAGTATTTCTTGTTGATTCTATATATGAGTACCCACATCTCCGTAATTATCATTGGAACCACTTTTGTATGAACATACTGGTTTGTATATATGTGGTTGAATTTAATTTACTGAAACTCTGACTACTGATATCTTCTTTATATTTAGATGGGATACGCACAAATAATATTTGTAGATTTTTCTCAAATGACAACTTAGCAATAATATTAACTAAGCaaatgaaaaatgaaaaaaaaaattgTGTTTAAAGTGGCCTTTTAAGGCTATATATATTGATGTCTAAATCCACAAGTTCTAGGTTTAAAGTGGCCTTTTAAGGCTATATATATTGATGTCTAAATCCACAAGTTCTAGATAACTATGAGTCCCAGCACGGCTCATTATGCTGATCTCAGCCATCGACTTGTCGGGTTTCATAAACAGGTTTGACGCGCTTCAATTTTATTCGTAGGATTCAAACTGGTCTTATTGTGATTTAAACTTTCAATTTTGTGTAAGAATATATCCAATAGCCAGAGGAAACCGAAGGAGTAATATATACTAATGCGATTCTAAAAAAATGAGCCTTTTTTTattcataggattttttttttcaGGATTGCACAAAAGTTTGTCTGTAGTGTAAAGAAATCCTGAGGAAAAAACCCTATAGAATTCAATCATACAAATAAAAAAACTTACATATGATTTTCTTTTTATAGATTCCAATACTCTCAAATTTCTATGAAAATCCCCGCAAAAGGAAATTatatgaaaatcctttgaatcaaagaggcccttagagACGACGTGTCCCGTGCAATGCGCGGGACACAGTGCTTGTTAattctatacctactattaaaagGAGGTGATATTCCTGGTTTCGTCCCACTCCGTTTGGTCCCACTTCAATTAATTTCACATACGCTATTTTGTTTAGTTAGTTGCCACCCGTTCTGGCCCAACGGAGGAAGCCCACTTGTCGGTGCACTATGGCCCATGTCCGAAGAGCTGGCAAAAAATAAAATTGCCCATGGAAGGGTTCGATCTCATAACCTGCCAACCGGCCACGCACCCATCTAGCGATATGAGAGGATTTCTGTTCTCCTGTTGCAAAGCACGGGCCTTTTTGCTAGTAATTACTAAcaaatcaatcaatcaatcaattgAGGGAGGGAGGATCAAGtatgttcatgtaccttgtggttGGAGTCTGCACCAAAACCAAACGTGTAGACCGCCACATCGCTGACATCAACGGTCCTAGCATCGCCTTTGTTCTGGTCCCCATCGGACAACACAAAGATGCTGGCAACGCGGCCGCGGGCGATACGGCGGCCGTCGAGGATTTGGTGGCCAGTCTTGAGGCCGGCTTCCATGTTGGTCATGTTGATGACTCCCAGGCCGTCGACGAGATCCTCTAGGTGTGCCTTTGAAGCCTGGGTCATGGATCGAAGATGGCACAGCCTCTGAGCGTCGTCGGAGAAGGTGACGATGGAGAGACGGTCGTTGGGGCTGAGCTTCCTGATGACGAACTGCATGGCGGTCTTCATCCTGCCGAGCCTGTTCGCACCCGTCATGCTGTAGCTGATGTCGAGGACAGCCACGAGGTCCAACCCGGAGCGTTCGCTGGTGGAAGATGCGCCGATGAGCTCCAGCAGCACCTGCTGCTTGTGCTCCTGCAGTGGCGCCCTGTTCGTTGCTGTGTGAGGCACCAGCCATACGTTTTGGGCCGTGTCCCGCTGAAGGGTCCCTGCGTCAGTCAGGAAGACGATCGATTGGCAGATTTTGTCAGTGAATGAAATGATGCTTTTATTTATGCTTCCCATAAAAAACTGAATGGAATAAAATCACCTGGTGTATAATATGCATAAGGGACGTTCTGGTCTTCATCGTCAAAATGGAAGGACATCCCGGGCGAGAGATAGCCCCTACTTGCTAGCCAGCTGATGTGTAGTAGCTAATTTAATAATGCCAATTTGATATCGTGTTAATATATATAGGAGAGGATGGAGTGGCATCAAGGGAACGGAGGTTTCGGAGGGAAGTAAGGGAGAGGATGCCAATGTAGGAGCAGGAGTTTGGTATCTTCTTTGCTCTCCATCACAACTTCCTTTTCGGACTTTGCGAACCAACCCGTGCTTGAATGATTAGAGGGATTGTAGTATCCCCATCTCACCAGGGTTCAAATCTTGATGCTCGCatttatttctggatttatttcagaattttcgACAATGCACATTCAGTGGGTGGAGACGTTCCCATCGACGACGAGGTGCATATGGTGATTTTGTAAATTCCAAGATGATATGCTGGCTtagtctttcggaggtgctcatacGGGTAGGGTATGTGTgtgttcataggggtgagtgtatgcgtgcgtatatgagcgcttgtgtctatACTGATGTTCAAAAAAAGGAAAGGATGAGTATTATCAAAGCATGTGCTGGTTGTGTCGGAGAATTCTCATCGGATTTTCAGTGCACTGACGAAATAATTAATTGTACATACTGAAACGATACCCCATAACTATGTATAGTACCTTTTGCTCTGCTATTAGTAAGGACTAGTAGTAGGTCCATGCGCTGCTACGGGCTACAATGCATATACAAATGAATTAAACAAATAACTAAGATCATTTTTAAGGTCGAAGTTCATTTCTCCCTTGTATGTTTAGGCGTGTTTGGACATCAACCACTACTGCAGGAATGACAAGCAGCGGCGGACGCAAAATGGCTAGCAGTGGCGGGCAGGCTCCCAGGGCCGCCCACCACCGACCTCCCGCCACTCCTATAACCCCATCAGTGGCGAGCGCCCGCCCGCCACCGGTAGATAGTTTGCAGTGGTTGGCACAGAGACTTGCCCGCCGGTGCTTTACTTTGAAGTAGTGGCGGGCGTATTTCTGCGCCTGCCACTGGTTATTAGTCAAATAAATTAAAAAATTTCACAACAGCGGCACCATTTATGCTGTCATGGTTGCGTTTTTCATACAACACATATCAGAATACATTAATAATAATAAATGATGACAACATGTTGGTGCATACATAGCTCTAGTTGTTTTCAATCAtaactacaaatggcccaactaaTTATTCATAGCTAGGTAGAACAAGACTGACGATACAAACATCCATCAGTTAATTAATCCTGATAATGACAAAGGATTGGACTAGGACCTACTCCTCTCTTTTTGAATAAATTGAAAAAAATAAGAATGCCCCTGCATCCCCAAGGTGGATCAGAGAGATCCACTGGTCTCCAATTTCTGGTTTGCACTCATTCAATATTTGCCGCCATTCAAGAATTTTGAGGCGTCCATCTCGTGGGTTTGCAGTCGAGTAGGTGCCATTGAAATTGTTCTTTTGATGGCAAATAATTGTCATCTCACTTGTCGCATTCATCGCTGCAGGCACAACAACTCTTTGGAGCTTTTGTTGAAGAACAACATAATAACACAGTAAGCATTGTAGTTTATTTAAGATGGACTAGTGGCTTGCACAGCTTGTGGACTAGTGGTACGTATAGTGTAGTATTGGGACCAGCATCATAAGTGCCCTTAAACGACTCAACATCATTAAAAAGAACACAAGATAATTCTCCTCCTCCCATGTAAGCTCGGGTCCGGCAGTGTAATAGGTCTCATCTACTATATTCCGTATTTGACGTCGAGATAGAAAATAACTTGTAGATTTCTATTAAAATGTTAAGTTATGAGTGAATAACAAATATGTTAATACTTAAGATAGATTACTTAACAAATGTGTTTAAGAAACTTACACGCAGGAAAAATAGGAATCATATCTATTTCCACCCAAATGTCTTGATCAAAATGAGGAAGGGTGTCTTGAGGGATGCCAATATCAAAGATTATAATCATACACTCCTCAAGTCCATAAGCCTTGCATATTTTTTCTGGTTAGAGCAACCGAAATATGTGTGATCTATGTGATTGTAGATCTTAGCTTCGAAAATGAAACTATGTTTCGTCTTCAGATAAAAAGTCCTTTGGGCAATGTCCTCTCTGTCTTCGACATGCAGCTTCTCTAGGACATAAGGCCTTGCATAACAGGGGATGCACTAGTCATATTTGAAAATAAACATAAATTACACGTTAAAACAAAAATCTTGAGACATGTTTAGTTAAGAAGGAAATATATGTAGTAAGGACGGCGAGGTCCATCTTTGCCGTGGCACCGGTAAGATAGCCATTCAATAGGACTGCCAATCTTGGCCGTAGTATTGAGCTTAGCTATAGCTCGTCTTTTTCCGCCAAATAAAATACTGGCCGGCTACTCGGCAGCCACGCCATGCCATTGTTTGCTTTATTAATTCTGTTTGCTAAAACAAAGTTTCCATGACTTCTACGGTGAATGTTTTCAGATTTGCAAGTATTGGGCATGTTCTCGAGGGGCACAAGTCACACATCTAGCTAGTTGACTAAACCATTAATGGCATGCACAAAAGCAATATACAGAGATGCGATTTCTTGTTGGTTTATCGAAGCAAGTTTATGCATATTCTTTGAAACAAGCAAATATATATCAATGGTGATATCCCTCCCTCTCCAACAAAGTGGATTTACATGTGACTACGGCTATGATAGGCCGGAAATTACCAAGAGACTCGCTGAATTCATTGGTGTAATCGAGTGCCCGTGCGAAAACAACAAGTTCACTGCCAATATTGCAGTATATCAATATCTACTAGCTAGCGACTTAGTAGATATTTCAAAGAAAACAAAGCtgcaacatgaccagccgtcaaATGAAATCTATCGAAATCGCAACACCGTAAGTGATCACAACCTTCGAATTATCTCTTTGTCTTTCTGCCTATCGACCTCACAAGTTTGGCTATTGAATGGATTATTAGAGGCAGGTGGTGGCGAGGTTGAGATTGTGCCGGTCGACCATCTCCACCTCCTCTGCAGAAACATAGTAGGAGCTGCATGACTAGCCCTCCTATATATGGTGCTGCTCGTCACCTGTGTGGATTCATTTGGCTGCACCCGTTTACATAGACGCCTGGCGAGGCAAGTTGAAAACCTCGTGGGTCAGCTCTTTCACCTTTTTTTTATCGACATTTCCTAAAAACTAACAAAGGCTTAAAAATATGTATGATCTAAGAAAACTATCAATGGAAGACAAACACctcgcaaataaaataaaataatagAAGAAACCATCACGTAGGCCATGCGTCTTATGGTGGGCATCCTAGCTTTATCAACACAGTGCAACACTTTTCTTGCTGCATAAAAGAACTTCCATTACATAAAACAGATTGATAAATCTAGTGACTTTTTTTTGACAAACAAAAGAAAGAAATGTGCGATCAATATTTGGGACCGGAGGTAGTATGTTTTCAAGGAGGAAGCATCACCCATCTAGCTGGTTGACTCAAGCATTCAGTGTATGCATGAAAACAATAGATGGAGAGGTAACCTGAAAAAGAAAAACTACAACAAGTGCTGCTTCTCCATCTATTGAAACTTACCAACAATCGTGAAATAAATTTATAATACAATACTATGTGTATCTATTATGTCATGTATTTTTACAACAAAATTCAATATTTTGCTCAAGAAACAAAAATTGTAAAAATCTAGCGTTGATAGAGTCGATGGGCAGAATTGACATCCCAGTTTTATCTACATGTCACTCGTAGTCGTAGCTACATTTGTCTTATTTTGTTCTCTCCTTTGTGTGTGTCATTTCGATTCCAGATTCTTTTTTGAAACAACAGAGCCTCCTCGtcgatttctattaaagaaaccgcTAACAAAGTTTTCATATATGTGAGCTTAGTATGCTCGTGTCGAGTCTGTCCGTTCATGCGTCATCGTGATCAAGTAGTTTGCTTTAGTTACAGGTAAATTTATGGTTTTGCAGAATGATATATGTAGCATGCTCGGCCACTGCTGACTGCTGATCCTTTGCTTAGTGTGTAGGGGCCATACTCCGCCACTTACACACCACTCGGTGGAGCATTGCTCACTTGGCCGATGCAACTGGACCATCGGTTGCATTGATCATGGATGGTGCTCCAACGATACGGTATATGCGGCCGGAAGGCGGCCTGCTATTGCCGGAGACACGATGGCCATGCCGGACACCATAGGAGCGGTTGGAGCCGGCGCTTGGATGCATTGGTTCTTTGTCATCCCAAGCTTTTTTGTCGCCACCGGCGACGGCGCGTGGGTGGATTTCGGCGGCGATTcgctggcgccggcggccggcggGGGGTGTTGGCTATCCATTCTGGCCGGCTCGGAGGTCATCAGTGGCGGTGGCAGGGGCCGGCAGCGGCGGGGGCGGGAGGCAGTGCAGCGCAGGAGGGAGAGGCTCAGTTTTCTTGGCCGCCCAAAGTTGGAGTAAATTTAGGAAATTTTTGAAGGAATAGGGAGTTGAAGTAGCAGTTTTACTCCGTTAAATCTTTTAGGGGATCGGCTAGGTCTACCATAAGGGAGTAGACCGAAAATTTTACTCCCTTATGGCCTTTTAGGGGGTCGGTTAGAAATGCTCTTATGCAGTGTTCCACATATGTATAGGTATTAATTTTGGGTGCCTCGGTGGTGTTGGGACTGTGCATGGAAGCTGCTGTAACAAGAGACTCAGCTTGCTACGACCAGAGACGCCGTGTGCTCGTTGCGAACGATAGTATCAGTCGGTACAGCAACCAGAGAAGCAGCTTGCTATGATGAAACACACAATGTGCTGCCGACGTGAGCAATGGTGCGATGATAACCGACGAGGAGGATGGCCAGGATCGGCACCAGGCGACGCAAGCGTCGTGGACGGCCTGGTATATTTTCCAGGGCATGGCCGGCCGGGGCACGAGGCTTCCAAGAACGCGTGGCGAGACAGCGAGCGACCGGCCAAGATTGAGATCAGTCGCCCGATCCCAATCGCTATATAACCTTATTATTAAAAATACATGCACGGATtctcaaaataaaaataaaaatacacAAACGCATGGAGGACAACATCTTGTTCATGAACAAGTGGCTAAGTAACCGTAATCTTCCCATAAAAAGAAGTAATCGTAATCTTGAAATAAATCTATCAACACCTGCTATCTATGCCTAAGTAATCGTGAGGACCTTGAAAGACATCAATCAATCTATCTAGTATCTAGTTGAGGCGGTGAAGGGATTAATATCTGAGGAGGCGGCAGAGGGTGGGTCGGTCCTGATCATGCCGGTCCACCACCTCCGCCTCCACCGGCGATCCTGGTTTTCCCAGTAATATAACAACCCGCTGCTGCTCCTGCCACGCTGCTCGTCCTCGTCCAGCCCTTTGTTCATGATCTTGATGTAGTTCTTGAAGTGGCACTTGTCCTCCTCCATGCACCTCTGCAGCGCCGCGGTGGCCTTGATGGACCGTTGCACGTCGGCGACCTTCTTCCTGCTCTGGCAGCCGATCTGTGCCCAGCGGAACTGCTCGCCGCAGTTGCCTTTCTCCAGTGGCGGATCCAGGACCCAGGCCGAGGGGGCCTGGGCCCTGGGCGTGAAGAAGCAAAACTGCATTGAGTACAGCATCATGAACACTGTAGTAGCACTGTAGCTAGCCTAGGGCCTGGGGCTTAGCCAAATCCTGTGTCCGCCCCTGCCTTTCTCCATGTCCATCTTCACCACCACCCGCTGCGTGTGCCGGTACGACAGCTGGTTGCTCATGTAGTTGCCCATCTCGATCGTTTAATTGGCCGGCTATGGAGTACCTAGCTAGGTTCCTTTACTGTCGATCGATGGCGTTGATGCGTAGCTCCTGGCCGGGGACGTCGACATAATATATATAGCAGACATCCATCACGTGTGAACCACGGACAAGAGTTGGAAATAGTCTTGGACAAGTTGATCGATCGATGTTAACTTGCCTGCATGTTGTTGTAGTTACGTACGTGAAGTTTAGTAAGAGACTTCTTTTGTTTGGTCAAGTTTGATTATAAACTTCATTGTATACGTCAACATACGTGTGGTATAGTAGTGTCCCCGATTAAATTAGCTTTTTCTTAGTAACCCCCGATTAAATTAGCTGGCTAGCCGGTAGTTTGGGTGGATCATATCGGCACAGCTATGTCTCCCCTACTGCAAGACCGAGTACCGTCTCGCAATAGACACTAGGATGGGCTGGCCCAATAACGCTAGTTTGGTATTTTTTTTTACCAAATAATGCTGGTTAGGATGGTTTGGAAGAAAGCTTCAATGCGAGTTTGGGTAGTCCGCTGTTTTGGTTGTGTCTGTTCtgtttt containing:
- the LOC125515302 gene encoding uncharacterized protein LOC125515302, which encodes MKTDPCEAYCRRHARDFPAKYAACLLPCQSGGHPGWETMAQDEEASRGAVDVPAGAQVQHHEAVARAQPMKNTDPCEDCCREQTRYFPRLGQFFDCVEECHAGHGRLAGDGRNGILRGVKNHRRRTAKPSPSLASAPAT
- the LOC125514662 gene encoding probable E3 ubiquitin-protein ligase WAVH2, whose amino-acid sequence is MSFHFDDEDQNVPYAYYTPGTLQRDTAQNVWLVPHTATNRAPLQEHKQQVLLELIGASSTSERSGLDLVAVLDISYSMTGANRLGRMKTAMQFVIRKLSPNDRLSIVTFSDDAQRLCHLRSMTQASKAHLEDLVDGLGVINMTNMEAGLKTGHQILDGRRIARGRVASIFVLSDGDQNKGDARTVDVSDVAVYTFGFGADSNHKVLGEIAMKSKGGTFNFVEDGESMSEPFSQILGGLLSIVVQDLKLTVSPKPGDSTIEKVNAGLYQQTKDTNTGSVTVSFGDLFAAELRNIMIDVLLPTVHRSKNVTVIIASCTYSINGKPFVSHEFRVTIRRTGSADPSSPISEAVLTEQVRQIYIEDLRQAITLADSVGLQGANTKLVEARNNLQLEQSNSMIDILRAQLDKLIELISSGMGLKALRACLLSMMMLHGRQRVTETGPVMGHKLYVTQFTDMSRKQAGDHEKDPAKVPPPASQDVEQAKVVRDQQGIKRPPAVVEAATCSWRTWWRDRKSHHESSRWAMVILCTVLAVAMIVIGVTLLAVYLLNMPKMPYLVVSDAQLGALRYAQQDGTIQYLQLPITILAENNNSKADATFSHVDLALQFHGVDVALLRTPAPFVVAAESSLALQYNVVSTGRRLDPAGMRSMDESLNAGMVPFDLRGKARARWKVGIFLKAHFWTRISCRLHFFFPGNSTVKPTDLRRCRSR